In the Granulosicoccus antarcticus IMCC3135 genome, CATACATGTTGGCATAAGCCTGCCGGCTGATAGTCGTAGCCATTACAGATCTCCCATGACGGCCTGGCGGAAACCGATTATTTTTCGGGCACCGCCGATGGCAACCAGTTTTACTTCGCGTTGTTGTCCGGGCTCGAAACGTACGGCTGTACCCGCAGCAATATCGAGCCTGAAGCCGCGTGCCGCATCGCGGTCGAAGGCGAGGCCGGGATTGGCTTCTGCAAAGTGATAGTGACTCCCTACCTGGATTGGTCGATCGCCGGTGTTCGCCACTTCGAGCGTCAGGCTCTGCATTCCATCATTTAGAGTAAGCGTACCGTCGCCTGTGATTATTTCGCCTGGAATCATGAGCGTTACCGTATGGGCTGGTGGACGGTGACAAGTTTCACGCCGTCCGGGAAGGTTG is a window encoding:
- a CDS encoding urease subunit beta, with product MIPGEIITGDGTLTLNDGMQSLTLEVANTGDRPIQVGSHYHFAEANPGLAFDRDAARGFRLDIAAGTAVRFEPGQQREVKLVAIGGARKIIGFRQAVMGDL